The segment AAGCAAAATTAACACAGCAAGTTCTCCCACGGCTTCTGTCCCCACGAGTGCTGCCTCCCTGGGGACAGACGCACCGTGTGACCTGTGAGATGAGCAGAGCATCCCTGGGACCATCTCCACAGGCCTCACTGCTCAGGCCAGTACAGCCTCTTCCACACTGCAGTACATTCACATGGAGTCTGGTTTCCTGTCAGGATCATAGCACATAGCACATGTGCTCATTGCTCGATCCTTTTATAGACATAACTCAGTCCTTGCCCTTGGTAAGTCCCTGCTGTTACTATGAATCGGGTCCTTTTTCCACTTCAGCTGATGTCATGGCTAGGAGAATAAgaaaactgtttttttgtttttttatttttatttttgaggtgaGGGCTTGCTGTGTGTCTttggctaacctcaaactcacaatcctcctgcctcagcctccccaagaAGCAGGGATTGCAGCCatatgccaccactcctggccagGAAGCTGATGGCGCTTACATACGGAGATATTAATTACCTCTTGTACTGTTCCCTGTGTCCATCCCCTGTTAGCACTGGTGTGGATCGCTTAGACTTAGGGAGCGGCACCCTAGGGTTTTCTCTTGATTCCCAGTTTCTTAGTGTTTCTGTCAGTGCTTGCCAAGGCCTCCCCACCTGGACAACATCACCTCATAAGAAAACTGAACCGTCACAGGCCTCCAGGCATAGCTCCATGGTGGCATGCTCAGCGTCCCTGGAGGCTCCACCCCCAACACCCCCAAACCAAACCGAAACCCCAAGTCACAGGTAAAGGTTCAGAGCTGCGGCTGCCAGCCCACCAAGCATCTGTCTGAATAGAAGATTCCCCCTTGTCCTGGTGCTCACCTCTCACCCCTTCCCTGAGAGGATTTTCATAGTTAACTGATTCTGAGAATAAGTCTATGGTGTGGTGTTCAGTGTGAGGAAGTCTGCAGCTCTCCCATGCTGGCGCTCCCTGGACAAGGCAGTGTTAGCCCTGCAGACGCCAGGGAAGGCCTGTAGTTCAAGCACTCTTCCTCACATCTCTGGCTTCTCAGTGCTCTCTCTTCTCATCAAGTGCTCCTTGCCCAACAAAGGTTAAAACCAAGATAGAACCAGGCCTTCCTCTGGCCGGCCTCTCTCTCAGACATCCTTGTCATAACCTAGAATAATTTTCCTAAAACATCTGGAAACCTATGCTCAAAAGGTTCTTCTGATTTTCAAGTTCCTGTGGGAGGAGCGCTAGGCGTTCGTCAGGCTCCTGAAGTCCTCCTCACATTTTGCTGCAGCGCTGTCCCCTTCTGACCCTAGTGCTCTTCCCACACCTAAGGTGCCTGGGAACTTCTATGTGCATACAGGTCTGATCTGGGAGATGAGAAAGGAGGCCTCACACTGAGCAAGCCGAGGCAGGCCAACTCCACGGGGTTGGGGGAGGGCTCTTTCCcttgttctctttttcttcatgCCAACTTCTCTTTATTTATGCTTCATTGTACATCTGCTACCTGGAGGGCTTCTTGTCTTTTGACAAGAACTCAtcatatttcattctttttgtttttttgtttttcgagacaggttttctctgtgtagccctggctgtcctggaactcactctgtagaccaggctggccttgaactcagaaatccgcctgcctctgcctcccaagtgctgggactaaaggcatgtgcccgaCATATTTCATTCTttgggcggtgtgtgtgtgtgtgtgtgtgtgtgggggggggttgagtcagggtttctctgtttagccctggctgtcctggaactcactttgtagaccaggctggcctcgaagcaTATTTCATTCTTAATAAGAAACATTTGAGAATAttcaagaagggaagaaaaatgtGTAACTTGGCAGCCTGCTATGTGCCACACGTAAACAGGTGGCCCTGAGGGGATTCCAACAGGCCCTAGAGATCCCTGAGGGGACGAGGTGTCTCACAGGAAAGCTGTAGCATCTGCCTGAGAGCCCTGGAAATGGAGACAGCTCTCAAAGGAAGCCAGGCACTGTGTCTGGTCGGTGACTTGGAAGACAGGGAGTGCACACTACAGTCCCTTCTGGTGAGGAGCCCTACACCTGCCActgtctttagaaaaaaaaagtgtgctgtctgtctgactgtctcagGATGttctgttgagaatagttttctgttctgatttgtttttttttaaagatttatttatttattatgtgtaagtacactgtagctgtcttcagacactccagaagagggtgtcagatctcattacagatggttgtgagccaccatgtggttgctgggatttgaactcaagaccttcagaagaactcttaaccactgagccatctctccagctcctcctttttggtttttgagacaggtttctctgtgtagccttgggtgttctggaattcagtctgtagaccaggctggccttgaacttagagatccaccttccatgcctcccacatgctgggactgagggcatgtgccaccatgcccagctgaggaATGGTTTTCCAAGTATGTGTTGTATTGGTTTAAAAGGCCGACTGTCTCAGCCACCCGTGGTTGTGTCACCTTTCTGTCTAGGAGCTCTCTCCAGAATCCTCTTGTGAAACATCTTGGAAACAAACACAGCTCTTAGCATAGAACAGGAAGTAACTAATAATGTAGTAGGTTAGAACATGATAGAATTAGATAAAAAGAGGCTGTGGGTAAGGATCCGTCACAGAAGCCAAGGAGTGTAAGGCAGCTGGCTGCTACCTAAGCTAGGGTGTGGGTGGGACTCCTGTCCTGATCATATTGCCATCCTTGGAAGCAGCAATTGCACATCCCTTGCAAGGTGAGGTGGAACTGTCTCATAGACAAGGGCAATTCTCTGTACCAAAAATGTACAAGGCAATTCTCTTGTACAAAAATGTACAAGGCAATTCTCTGTACCAAAAATGCCCAGAGAAAGTTTCCACCCCTTCTGTCTTACCTCACTCTTCCTTTCCAAGGTCATCCTGGCCCCCACACAGGTGTGTATAAGAACTGAGGGTGTAGAACACACCAGAATACATACGTGTGTTCATGCACCAGGAGCCTCTTGAGGTGATAACTCATGTGCACTGCCCCACCCTGTGCTGAAGACGGCAGACATATTGGGTTAGAGACTAGGAGAATTGTGTAGGCTTGTTgcagctgctctgctctgctctgctgaggGGTTTGGTTTAGGAAATGCATGTGCCTGTTGAGTCTCCACAAAGTATGGAAAAGCGTGTGAAGAGAAGCGCCTCTCCTTCCCAGAGGCCTGCCCTCCACACCTCCTCCCAGAGGTCTCCAGGGGAAACTGCTGCTCTCCTGACTTCTCTTGTCCTGGGCTGCTGCGCTCACCACCTGTTCTTCTGTTCCTGtctgctctctgtctcttcctctcagaCTTTGACCCCTGGTCATCATATAATTGTGAGCAGAACGAGTCAGAGCCCATCCCTGCCAACTGCACTGGCTGTGCCCAGATATTACCCCTCAAGGTAACGCTGCCAGAAGACACTCCAAAGAATTTTGAGAGACTCCGGCCTCTGGTGATCAAGGTAAGTAAGAAGCCAGGTTGTCCTATGGGCAGCCTGCCCATAAAAATCTGGATCAAGTCCGGCAAAGCTGTGGTAACTAACTGTGgtcttctgtgtttctctgtgtcactAAGACAGGACAGCCTCTGTCGTCTGCAGAGATTCAGAGCTTCTCATGCCAGTACCCTGAAGTCACAGAGGGCTTCACTGAGGGCTTTTTCACCAAGTGGTGGCGCTGCTTTCCTGAGAGGTGGTTCCCATTTCCTTACCCATGGTAAGTGGGAAGGCTGCCTAGCCTGCATGCAGGGAGGGGCAGGCAGATGTCAAGCAGTGAGAGCAGTACCAGCTGGTCAGCTCACAGCACACCTTCAAGTCAAGGACTGAAACCCCAGTCAACCCACATGGAGCCCAGGGAGGAAGGGAACAGGGCAGCTAGAGAAGTGTCTTGCTGGGCAGAAGCTCTTGGTCTTAGGAACTTCTCTAGTGCTGTGTGACAAAATGCTGTGACCAAGCTGTTTATTTGGGCTTGTATTTCCAGAGGAATAAGAGTTGATCTCCCGCACCAAGCAGAGTCTTTAAACCCTCAAAGTGACACACCTTTAgcaaggccacccctcctaaGCCTCCCCAGAACAGTCCTaacaactgaggaccaagtattcaaacagcTGAGCCAGTGGGAGACATTGTCATTGCAGCCACCATGAACCTGGTCACGCCTGTTTAACCTTGTTCTGTGGAGAAGGCTCAGGAGGGCTGAGGGCTGAAGAGAAAGCATAGCAGACAGAAGGACTGCATTCCGTGGGATTCTCGTCTCACTGTGCAGATCACAAGAGATTCAGAGAGGTTAAGTCGGTGTCCTGAGCTCAGGGCACAGCTTAGCACAGTGCCAGCTCCCAGCCCTCACTGAGGTGAGAGCTTTCTGAGCATCTTAGGACTCTGGTCATCTTAGGACCCAATGCTCAAAGGACCCAACTAGAAGCAACTTCAGCTTAGCAGGGGCTCCAGACCTTACTGGGTCCTATGAGACAGCACAAGGGGGGCAATTACGCAAGATTGTAAGTGGTTGGCTTTCCAAGTCCTTCTTGCGTCCTGCAGGAAACAGGAGCCATTCATTAAGGCTGAGGCTCCCAGAAAGAGCCAGCTTCCATGAAGAACTGgttcaaaggaaaaattaaaacttcACCTGAGGGTTTTTGTTGGATaacttgtcttttattttatgtatgtgagtacatggtagctgtcgtcagacacaccagaagagggcatcaaatcccattagatggttgtgagccaccatgtggttgctgggaattgaactcagaacctctggaaaagcagtcagtgctcttaacccctgagccacctctctagccctctcAGTTGTGGGGATCAGGGGACAAATCTCAGGGGTTGATTCTACCTGGCTAATTTATGAGATCCAAGGGGCGGGCTCAGGTTGTCAAGGTTTCACATTAGCTCCTCTGcctgccaagccatctccctggccaccCACCTTTCTTTCAATGTGCCATCTATGTGTGTAGTGGAATGCCCAGTTTCCCAGGCTGCCTGGGCTGCACACAGCCTCCTACTCTGGCTTTGCCCCTTTAtcccttcctcagtctctctccccTGTGTCACTTCAGCTTCAGCTTCTTCTCCAAGATAGAATGAGTGGATTCCTGTTCTGTGTGTGCCTTCAGCTGGAACTTAACATTCAGTCCACACATAGAGCTGATGGTATGGCTTTTCTCTGTGCCCATGTCTGGTACAGCGTCTCATGTCTGCCGGACTGTCACCCTGGATCCCGTACTACAGGCATGGTCCTGCTGGGTGAGATGATgaatgccattaatcccagccctgggctgtggaggcaggaggatgggtaAAGGTTATGCTCAGTTACAAAGTAAATAAGAGGCCAGCTGGGATCCATGAGCCCTGTCCCAGAAAGACCAAAGTCAGCGGGTGGAGTGCTTGCTGCTCCAGAGGACTTGATAGTTCCTAGCACCACAGCAGAGCTCCTATAACCCTAACTCCAGGGGTTAactccctctctgtcctctgtggCCACGCACagacatgtggcacacacacacactttttttttttaaagacaaggctAACCatatagccctgactatcctggaatttactgtctaaaccaggctggcctcaaactcatatagacctgcctctgcctcccaagtgcagggattaaaggcatgtgctaccatgtccaactacatcaataaaagaaaaatttaaataattgtttaaaaaagtGAGAGTGAAAGCAGAGTCCAGCTTTTCCCCTCTGCACCCGCTGAGTTGCCCACCCCCACTCTGCCCTCCTGCTGTGGGCCGGACTGACCTGCCGCTGACTTGTTTCTGTTTCACACCTTTCCAGGAGAAGACCTCTAAACAGATCACAGATTTTACGGGAACTTTTCCCTGTTTTTACCCAACTTCCATTTCCAAAAGACTCCTCCTTAAACAAATGTTTCCTGATCCAGCCGGAACCTGTGGTGGGTAGCAAGGTAAGGCATGTGGGGAGGACCTGGCTGTGTATGTAGAGCTCCCCGCCTTGGGATAGGGACTGATATGACGGAGGCCTTCTCTGCATACAGACTTAGAGGGTGACTTGAAGGTCTCCCCATTGCTGCTGTCCTCTGGTTTGAAGGCACATGGTCAGAAAGTCTGTCTACAGATCTGTGTcttgctgcttctcctctttAAAGGAGTGTGAAGTTGGTCTGGCATCCCTACCTCAAATCGGAAGGTAGACAGGCTGTTGGTGTGTAGTGTGCCATCACAGTCccagtcttttctttttgtaaattgaGAAATGTAACCCGAGTGAAAAACCTTTTACCCAAATTCAGGAGAACTTTGAAAACCCCACCCACAAACAGCATTAAGGCAGAGACTAGGAATGGTCAGCACGTGAGACCCTGGACTTCTGAATGGCACAGAAGGCAAGCAGCCGGCCTGCTTCTCCCACCCTCTCCCAGTGGTCAGGGCCAGGATTGGGAGAAGCCCTTGTCCGTGGGTCTGTCTACTTTTGTCTGAGGTTTTTGTACTTGTTTTTCTTGAGTTGTAGTCCTGAGAAAGGTTTCTGAATTTTGATTGTTTTGAGTAATTAAAGGGATAACGTTTCCCACCTGTGACCTTCTGCCAGCTCTGGTTTGCGTCCGCAGCCTCCTGATACTCCTTATTTGTTCCAAACTTGCTGACGTGTCTCGGAGGAATGCAAAAGCCTATAAACCCACTTCGTGTAGACGAACGCCTTCCTGCAGTGTGGGGGCGGGCTGGGCCCTCACCTCAGACTCAGTGCTTTGGCCTGCTGTGTCCAGGGTCCCAGtataatttcattttcataatTATGATAGAGTTCTGGGTGAGAGACCTTATCTTGATTTTTCCCACTTGAGTACTGAAGCGAATTTCATCAGCTTGCTGAACACAGAGGAGCCCAGCCAAGGGAGTAAGAGCAGCTTAATGGTTAATCAAATGGTTACCGGAGTTCTCTGTGGAGGGTTTTGAGAAGGGAGAGGCCCCAAAGACAGGGATTCTGAGAGCCTGACTTCTTAGAGCATGTGTATCCCCACCCTGGCCCAAGCTTTCCTTCTGAGTGGCCTCACTGCTCCACCCTACTGTCTTCCTCCCCGTCCCCTCTTCCTCAGCCTGTGATGCGGGCTGCCCCCACCCAACTGTGGTCTTGCAGAACTACTTTCAGGACGATGGGGTAGAGCACCTGCCAGTGTGGCTGCCTGTTCTCTTCAAGCCAGCTCAGCATAGCGGGGGCCTCTTGTGCCCCAGGTTGCTAGTGAGGTGGTGCCATGTGGCTGTGGAGACGAGACTCACTTGAGAAGCTGAGTGCTCTTGGGCTGGCACTGGGGATGTTGCTCAGCAGATCACACAGTTCCTCTTAAGAGCctgtagggggctggagaggctcCGTGCTTATGAACActtctgcccttgcagaggacccaacctcagttcccagcacccatgtcccAACTCCCATGACCCCAGCTCCAAGGATTCTGGCTCTCTCTTTGGCCTCCAAGACTACCCACACAATAGGGATACagataattaaattttttaaaaatgaaaataaataactcaTAGAAGAGATTTTATTCTggtttcagttccaggagatgtcATGATTAGGAAAGActagtttgttttgtcttttagacATAATTATAAAATTTGTTATTAATCATGTTTTCCTTATTGCGTAGCCAGCTAAGAAACTAAAGACCATATGAAAGGCCAGACATTtagcacacccttaatcccagcactcaggagggagaagcagaactgtgtgagttcaaggccaacctcgtCTGCATAaagctccaggacagacagaccctatctcaaaaggaaaAGCTGTCCCGTGTAAAGGGTTTTGTCTGCTCACCacctgctctctcttctctctcctgtgcCCGCCCACTCTGAACTGCAGATGCATAAGGTGCATGACCTGTTCACCCTCGGCAGCGGGGAAGCCATGTTGCAGCTCATCCCTCCCTTCCAGTGCCGAACACACTGTCAGTCCGTGGCCATGCCGATAGAGTCTGGAGATATTGGTAGGTGGGGCTCCAGGAGGACAGAGACGGTATTTCTGACTATCAAACATTGCTTTCAAGTAGGTTCTGTCCGGCTGAATCAGAAATGACATTTTATTAACAGAGTCGATATATTGACTTAGAAGAGAACTGCTAAGGTGGCACAGGGGGCGTGTGCACAGATAGCACTAAGACTGATGATGTCGGCTGGCTATAGTAGAAGGGATTCTACAAGTTGTTTAGAGTAATTCGTTGTTTTATAGATGATGGCGTTGAGAGTCACATGACCTTCCCAGTGCCCCAGCATCACATTAGGCAGCCTCAAGTCTCTGCCTCACACAGGCAGGCCAGGGCAGAGCCAAGGCAAGGTCAGAGGAAACCTTTATATCTGTTGTAAAGTTAGACAGTATGCGGTAAAAGGCCACCAAGGGGGTGTCTCCTCTCTGTGGGCCCCACAGCCATGTCCAGACTCACAGCATGACCCACCCCTGAGTCTGGCTCCAGTTTCCTAGTCAGCATCCTCAGAATCTACTCCAGAGTCAGTCAGTTGCCAGCAATCCTCTTGGCAGAACAAAGATAGCAGCAATTGCCCCCCTTGTGCTGTCTCACAGGACCCAGTAAGGTCTGGAGCCCCTGCTAAGCTGAAGCTGCTTCTAGTTGGGTCCTTTGAGCATTGGGTCCTAAGATGACCAGAGTCCTAAGATGCTCAGAAAGCTCTCACCTCAGTGAGGGCTGGGAGCTGGCACTGTGCCAAGCTGTGCCCTGAGCCCCAGAACCTTTGTGTTAGTGTGGGCGTGGGAAGTAAGTGTGACCCAGACCAAACCATAGTACTGGGGTCCTGCCGGTCTGGGCCAGCCATGCGAAACTGTGACAGCAGTGGGAGTACACAGAAACAACCGGCCTGTTGCCTGCAATGGGGCAACCTTACAATGAGGGTGGCCGGTTACAGAAAACAGGGTGGAGATGTGTGGTCTTTCTGTCTTGTCCTCTACAAATGTCAGTGTTCAGACAACCATTGAGGCACTTTAAGTGTCCCCAGTTCTAGATGACCTGGTTCCACGGCACCCAGAATGCCTATTATAGGGTTTGAAGAGAGGAGGTGTCTGACAGCCGCCAAGGAAGCATTGATAGGAGACAGCACCTGAGACACAGAGGCCAGGCTTCTGGCTGGCAGAGCCTGGATGGCTAGCCATGTGATGGGCACGGAAGAGGGGCGGATACTGAGGGAAAGAGCAAGCCTGGGAGAGTAGGGGGGATAGTTGGCTCCCAGAGCCCTGGTAGGAGTGGAGGCAGTGGTCCTGCTGCCACAGGGGTAAGGACTGGAGTCAGACCTCGGGTGGGGGTCGGGGGTAGCATGGCCACTCGGGACCCTCACGCATGGTCCTAGGACACTGACTGTGGTttatctctgtttttattttaacctaGAAGTGGAGGAGGCATGATAGATGACAGGGAATCGAGGAGTGGAGGTGCCAAGTGCTAGGCACATCATCAGCTGTCATGGCACAATCCCAGCAAGAGCATGTGACCTTTTTTCAGTCACCAAGTAATGGTGGGTGCCTGCTCTTCTAGACAGGTACCAGCCACCGCATCCTGGACACGATCCAATCAGTGTTTAATCTAAGCAAAAGTTAGCCCAAGGTGATTTTAATTACAACTTCACACAGTCTTGCTTATAGCCCAAGCTGGGGTCACACTTTCAggagtcctcctgcttcagtcccaGGGCTGGTGACACAGCTGTGGGCACCAGTTCCAGCTCCCACCTTGACCACCTTGACTGACTTACTTAACTTgcctttggtcttttttttttttttttttttaagatttatttattattatatgtaagtacactgtagctgtcttcagacactccagaagagggcgccagatctcattacagatggttgtgagccaccatgtggttgctgggaattgaactcaggacctctggaagagcagtcagtgctcttaaccgctgagccatctctccag is part of the Mus musculus strain C57BL/6J chromosome 17, GRCm38.p6 C57BL/6J genome and harbors:
- the BC004004 gene encoding bombesin receptor-activated protein C6orf89 homolog isoform 1 (isoform 1 is encoded by transcript variant 1) gives rise to the protein MDLAANEISIYDKLSETVDLVRQTGHQCGMSEKAIEKFIRQLLEKNEPQRGPPQYPLLIAVYKVLLTLGLILFTAYFVIQPFSSLAPEPVLSGANSWRSLVHHIRLVSLPITKKYMPENKGVPLQGSQEDKPFPDFDPWSSYNCEQNESEPIPANCTGCAQILPLKVTLPEDTPKNFERLRPLVIKTGQPLSSAEIQSFSCQYPEVTEGFTEGFFTKWWRCFPERWFPFPYPWRRPLNRSQILRELFPVFTQLPFPKDSSLNKCFLIQPEPVVGSKMHKVHDLFTLGSGEAMLQLIPPFQCRTHCQSVAMPIESGDIGYADAAHWKVYIVARGVQPLVICDGTTLSDL
- the BC004004 gene encoding bombesin receptor-activated protein C6orf89 homolog isoform 2 (isoform 2 is encoded by transcript variant 3) yields the protein MDFILEGMDLAANEISIYDKLSETVDLVRQTGHQCGMSEKAIEKFIRQLLEKNEPQRGPPQYPLLIAVYKVLLTLGLILFTAYFVIQPFSSLAPEPVLSGANSWRSLVHHIRLVSLPITKKYMPENKGVPLQGSQEDKPFPDFDPWSSYNCEQNESEPIPANCTGCAQILPLKVTLPEDTPKNFERLRPLVIKTGQPLSSAEIQSFSCQYPEVTEGFTEGFFTKWWRCFPERWFPFPYPWRRPLNRSQILRELFPVFTQLPFPKDSSLNKCFLIQPEPVVGSKMHKVHDLFTLGSGEAMLQLIPPFQCRTHCQSVAMPIESGDIGYADAAHWKVYIVARGVQPLVICDGTTLSDL